The Streptomyces sp. NBC_00224 genome has a window encoding:
- a CDS encoding DUF6126 family protein produces MAKSTADAEDAEDAEKTKERGIALRAGFYIFGTHLFAGFVWLLFYVGEHSHK; encoded by the coding sequence GTGGCCAAGAGCACCGCCGACGCCGAGGACGCCGAGGACGCCGAGAAGACCAAAGAGCGCGGCATCGCCCTCCGCGCCGGTTTCTACATCTTCGGCACGCACCTCTTCGCCGGTTTCGTCTGGCTGCTCTTCTACGTGGGCGAGCACTCCCACAAATAG
- a CDS encoding DUF397 domain-containing protein, with translation MGTNQNLAGATWRKSSYSGDTGGNCVECAPLGVAAWQKSSYSSDTGGECVEIATQPHRIAVRDSKNPDGGAFVVGPAAFTTFVRSL, from the coding sequence ATGGGGACCAACCAAAACCTGGCAGGCGCGACATGGCGTAAGTCGTCGTACAGCGGCGACACCGGAGGCAACTGCGTCGAGTGCGCCCCCCTCGGGGTCGCCGCCTGGCAGAAGTCTTCGTACAGCTCCGACACCGGCGGCGAATGCGTCGAAATCGCCACCCAACCCCACCGCATCGCCGTCCGCGACTCCAAGAACCCGGACGGCGGGGCCTTCGTCGTCGGCCCCGCCGCCTTCACCACCTTCGTACGCAGCCTCTGA
- the trpS gene encoding tryptophan--tRNA ligase — MTRMLTGDRPTGPLHLGHYFGTLQNRVRLQDEGMDVLLVIPDYQVITDRDIAEDLLGHTHGLVLDYLAAGIDPARATVFTHSAVPALNQLLLPFLSLVSVAELGRNPTVKDEIAHSRQSAVSGLMFTYPVHQAADILFCKADVVPVGQDQVPHLELTRTIARRFNDRYGQVFPEPEALLSAAPLLLGTDGTKMSKSRSNSVPLSATADETAALVRRATTDVDRRITYDPADRPGVSGLLQLAALCQDRDPHDVAAEIGDGGAAALKRHVTEAVNTYLAPMRTRRAEYASDLPYVREVLREGNKRANAIAEVTLDEVRVAMGGFR, encoded by the coding sequence ATGACCCGCATGCTCACCGGCGACCGCCCCACCGGCCCCCTCCACCTCGGCCACTACTTCGGCACCCTCCAGAACCGCGTCCGCCTCCAGGACGAGGGAATGGACGTCCTTCTCGTCATCCCCGACTATCAAGTCATCACCGACCGCGACATCGCCGAAGACCTCCTCGGCCACACCCACGGCCTCGTCCTCGACTATCTCGCCGCCGGCATCGACCCCGCCCGCGCGACCGTCTTCACCCACAGCGCCGTCCCCGCCCTCAACCAGCTCCTCCTCCCCTTCCTCAGCCTCGTCTCGGTCGCCGAGCTCGGCCGCAACCCCACCGTGAAGGACGAGATCGCGCACTCGCGCCAATCGGCCGTCAGCGGGCTGATGTTCACGTATCCGGTCCACCAGGCCGCCGACATCCTCTTCTGCAAGGCCGACGTCGTCCCGGTCGGCCAGGACCAGGTCCCCCACCTGGAACTCACCCGTACGATCGCCCGCCGCTTCAACGACCGCTACGGGCAGGTCTTCCCCGAGCCCGAGGCCCTGCTCTCCGCCGCGCCCCTGCTCCTCGGCACCGACGGTACGAAGATGAGCAAGTCCCGCTCCAACTCCGTCCCCCTCTCCGCCACCGCCGACGAGACCGCCGCGCTCGTCCGCCGCGCCACGACCGACGTGGACCGCCGCATCACGTACGACCCCGCCGACCGCCCCGGCGTCTCCGGCCTGCTCCAGCTCGCCGCCCTCTGCCAGGACCGCGACCCGCACGACGTGGCCGCCGAGATCGGGGACGGCGGCGCCGCCGCGCTCAAGCGGCACGTCACCGAGGCCGTCAACACCTACCTCGCGCCGATGCGGACCCGCCGGGCGGAGTACGCGAGCGACCTCCCGTACGTACGGGAGGTCCTGCGCGAGGGCAACAAACGCGCCAACGCGATCGCGGAGGTCACCCTCGACGAGGTCCGCGTCGCCATGGGCGGCTTCCGCTAG
- a CDS encoding toxin, which translates to MSMRELRRECEAGLADLPIPAPFSIEGLVANMEEARGRTIVLRELPDRLARVNAACGLRLKAGNTSFVLYRKRPTDYQTQHVILHELCHEWFDHGTSLGAEQLKALLPMFDTSLIQRVVSSGAAVQARAQYDTHDERVAEFGASLIPRMAMDVTSDDMVGRLANSLSRPVAHRRRGLNFFRRD; encoded by the coding sequence ATGTCCATGCGCGAGCTGCGGAGAGAGTGCGAGGCCGGGCTCGCCGACCTGCCGATCCCCGCCCCGTTCAGCATCGAGGGCCTGGTCGCGAACATGGAGGAGGCCCGCGGCCGCACCATCGTGCTGCGGGAGCTGCCCGACCGGCTGGCGCGGGTCAACGCCGCCTGCGGGCTCCGGCTCAAGGCCGGGAACACCAGCTTCGTGCTCTACCGGAAGCGGCCCACCGACTACCAGACCCAGCACGTCATCCTCCACGAGCTGTGCCACGAGTGGTTCGACCACGGGACCTCGCTCGGCGCCGAGCAGCTCAAGGCCCTGCTGCCGATGTTCGACACCTCGCTCATCCAGCGCGTCGTCAGCTCCGGCGCCGCCGTGCAGGCGCGCGCCCAGTACGACACCCATGACGAGCGCGTCGCCGAGTTCGGGGCCTCCCTCATCCCCCGGATGGCCATGGACGTGACCAGCGACGACATGGTCGGCCGGCTCGCCAACTCGCTCTCCCGGCCCGTCGCCCACCGCCGCCGGGGCCTCAACTTCTTCCGCAGAGACTGA
- a CDS encoding MFS transporter produces MGRHTKDAVEEGRAERIAAASAPEESAGAAATGASPDGQPLRGGGAATAAAAAAGGTGHQGAAHEHRWLVLAVIGVAQLMVVLDATIVNIALPSAQSDLGFSDGNRQWIVTAYALAFGSLLLLGGRVADLVGRKAVFLTGLIGFAVASAIGGAAPSFSVLVIARALQGVFGALLAPAALSLLTTTFTDPKERAKAFGIYGAIAGTGGAVGLLLGGLLTEYLNWRWCLYVNLIFAAIAFLGALRLLHPGAPADRPKLDIPGTLLVSAGLFCIVFGFSNAEKHGWSSGQTWGYLAAGGVLLIAFVRWQLRAEHPLLPLRVVLDRDRGASFLGMFVSGAGMFGVFLFLTYYLQQILRYSPVKTGLAFIPMVVIMIASSVIAQNNFVPKVGAKPIVPLGMGLGAAGLVWMTALDVDSTYAAHVLPPLLVLGCGMGLIFAPAMNLATAGVAAHDAGVASAMVNTSQQVGGSVGTSLLNTLATSAASSYLVGKQHTPQVLAKAQLQSYATAYWWSAGFFALGLLLTVILYRKGPPHPHPTEGGDAGPIHM; encoded by the coding sequence ATGGGTCGTCACACCAAGGACGCCGTCGAAGAGGGCAGGGCGGAACGCATAGCCGCCGCTTCGGCACCGGAGGAGAGTGCCGGAGCGGCGGCGACCGGGGCGAGTCCCGACGGACAGCCACTGCGCGGCGGGGGCGCGGCCACGGCCGCCGCCGCTGCCGCCGGAGGCACCGGCCATCAGGGCGCCGCCCATGAACACCGCTGGCTGGTCCTCGCGGTCATCGGCGTCGCCCAGCTCATGGTGGTGCTCGACGCCACCATCGTGAACATCGCTCTGCCCTCCGCGCAGAGCGACCTCGGCTTCAGCGACGGCAACCGCCAGTGGATCGTCACCGCGTACGCCCTGGCCTTCGGCTCGCTGCTGCTGCTCGGCGGACGCGTCGCCGACCTGGTGGGCCGCAAGGCCGTCTTCCTGACCGGCCTGATCGGCTTCGCGGTGGCCTCGGCCATCGGCGGCGCGGCGCCCAGCTTCTCGGTCCTCGTCATCGCCCGCGCCCTCCAGGGCGTCTTCGGCGCGCTGCTCGCACCCGCCGCGCTCTCCCTGCTCACCACGACGTTCACCGACCCGAAGGAGCGCGCCAAGGCCTTCGGGATCTACGGCGCCATCGCGGGCACCGGCGGCGCGGTGGGCCTGCTGCTCGGCGGTCTGCTCACCGAGTACCTCAACTGGCGCTGGTGCCTGTACGTGAACCTCATCTTCGCGGCGATCGCCTTCCTCGGCGCCCTGCGCCTGCTCCACCCCGGAGCCCCGGCCGACCGCCCGAAACTGGACATCCCCGGCACGCTCCTCGTCTCGGCGGGCCTGTTCTGCATCGTCTTCGGCTTCTCCAACGCCGAGAAGCACGGCTGGAGTTCGGGCCAGACCTGGGGCTACCTGGCGGCGGGCGGAGTCCTGCTGATCGCCTTCGTACGGTGGCAACTGCGCGCCGAGCACCCCCTGTTGCCCCTCCGGGTGGTCCTCGACCGGGACCGAGGAGCCTCCTTCCTCGGCATGTTCGTCTCCGGCGCCGGGATGTTCGGCGTGTTCCTGTTCCTCACGTACTACCTGCAACAGATCCTTCGCTACTCGCCCGTGAAGACCGGACTCGCCTTCATCCCCATGGTCGTGATCATGATCGCGTCCTCGGTGATCGCCCAGAACAACTTCGTGCCCAAGGTCGGCGCCAAACCGATCGTGCCGCTGGGCATGGGCCTTGGTGCGGCGGGGCTGGTGTGGATGACGGCCCTGGACGTCGACAGCACGTACGCCGCCCACGTCCTGCCGCCGCTCCTGGTCCTGGGCTGCGGCATGGGCCTGATCTTCGCCCCGGCGATGAACCTGGCCACGGCGGGGGTCGCGGCCCATGACGCGGGCGTGGCCTCGGCGATGGTCAACACCAGCCAGCAGGTGGGCGGTTCGGTGGGCACGTCGCTGCTGAACACGCTGGCCACGAGCGCGGCGAGCAGTTACCTGGTCGGCAAGCAGCACACCCCGCAGGTCCTGGCCAAGGCCCAGCTGCAGAGCTACGCCACGGCGTACTGGTGGTCGGCGGGCTTCTTTGCCCTCGGCCTGCTGCTCACGGTGATCCTGTACCGCAAGGGGCCGCCGCATCCGCATCCGACGGAGGGCGGGGACGCGGGCCCGATCCACATGTGA
- a CDS encoding alpha/beta fold hydrolase — translation MPIVSIADAQIHYERAGTGRPLVLVHEGGIGTPPVPYAAVGLARGHTLITPHLSPTTESLAEDQLIAVIEDMGEGRVELLGIAKGSPLAESVASRRPDLVSRLILMTA, via the coding sequence ATGCCGATCGTGTCGATAGCAGATGCACAGATCCACTACGAGCGCGCGGGAACGGGCCGCCCGCTGGTGCTGGTCCACGAGGGGGGTATCGGCACCCCGCCGGTCCCGTACGCGGCGGTGGGCCTGGCGCGCGGCCACACGCTGATCACCCCGCACCTCTCCCCGACCACGGAGAGCCTGGCGGAAGACCAGCTGATAGCGGTGATCGAGGACATGGGGGAGGGCCGGGTGGAACTCCTCGGCATAGCGAAGGGCTCCCCGCTGGCGGAGTCGGTGGCGTCCCGCCGCCCGGACCTGGTGAGCCGCCTGATCCTGATGACGGCGTAA
- a CDS encoding MAB_1171c family putative transporter, translating to MTPLDLAGYLIAALMTAVALWRMPAALWGDEEDKRRRALWGCYAGFAVALWTKTKFVRITLNDSEVTDLAVLIKHYTATIAILAILSYIVAIYGHFPDEGAIPRHVRFARTVQRVAAKASAATLILLTVLFFTVVDRSVPSDRFVSDHAGQWGATLYMSVFYLYLGASSAVCAYQWALATGNARVRHLRVGLGMMTFAMFIGVAYTLSRTLFLWVSVIDRPSRSFALHFDEITEASQVVLFAFFALGASIPAFTKGWRRVRLWRAQARLHPLWYELMTAFPDQPFEPPAPLLRELTRFDTPADLRIDRWAADIADAVEKLRHYVPDELLDAAKEAAGPEAAGPLADAHWIRAALAAKADGAAAGRAAAIEPQHATDQDGEVAWLVRVAAAYKTIPYDRARQVLASAEDRTQAQAQETSA from the coding sequence ATGACTCCGCTCGACCTCGCCGGCTATCTCATAGCCGCGCTGATGACCGCCGTCGCCCTGTGGCGTATGCCCGCCGCCCTGTGGGGCGACGAGGAGGACAAGCGCCGGCGCGCCCTGTGGGGCTGTTACGCCGGGTTCGCCGTCGCCCTGTGGACCAAGACCAAGTTCGTACGGATCACACTGAACGACAGTGAGGTCACCGACCTCGCCGTCCTCATCAAGCACTACACCGCCACCATCGCCATCCTGGCGATCCTCAGCTACATCGTGGCGATCTACGGCCACTTCCCGGACGAGGGCGCGATCCCCCGGCACGTGCGCTTCGCGCGGACCGTGCAGCGGGTCGCCGCCAAGGCGTCCGCGGCCACGCTGATCCTGCTGACCGTGCTGTTCTTCACGGTGGTGGACCGTTCCGTCCCCTCCGACCGGTTCGTCTCGGACCATGCGGGGCAGTGGGGCGCGACGCTCTACATGAGCGTGTTCTACCTGTACTTGGGCGCCTCCTCGGCAGTCTGCGCGTACCAGTGGGCGCTGGCCACCGGCAACGCGCGGGTGCGGCATCTGCGCGTCGGGCTCGGCATGATGACGTTCGCCATGTTCATCGGCGTGGCCTACACCCTCAGCCGGACGCTCTTCCTGTGGGTGAGCGTCATCGACCGGCCGAGCAGGTCGTTCGCGCTGCACTTCGACGAGATCACCGAGGCCTCGCAGGTCGTGCTGTTCGCGTTCTTCGCGCTCGGCGCGTCCATCCCCGCGTTCACCAAGGGCTGGCGCCGGGTGCGGCTGTGGCGGGCGCAGGCGCGGCTGCACCCGCTCTGGTACGAGCTGATGACGGCCTTCCCGGACCAGCCGTTCGAGCCGCCGGCGCCGCTGCTGCGGGAGCTGACGCGCTTCGACACCCCGGCCGACCTGCGGATCGACCGGTGGGCGGCGGACATCGCGGACGCGGTGGAGAAGCTGCGCCACTATGTGCCGGACGAGCTGCTCGACGCCGCCAAGGAGGCCGCCGGGCCCGAGGCGGCCGGGCCGCTCGCCGACGCGCACTGGATCAGGGCCGCGCTGGCCGCCAAGGCCGACGGCGCCGCCGCGGGCCGGGCCGCCGCCATCGAGCCGCAGCACGCCACGGACCAGGACGGCGAGGTCGCCTGGCTGGTGCGGGTGGCCGCCGCGTACAAGACGATTCCGTACGACCGGGCCCGCCAGGTCCTGGCGTCCGCCGAAGACCGCACCCAGGCCCAGGCCCAGGAGACCTCCGCGTGA
- a CDS encoding Scr1 family TA system antitoxin-like transcriptional regulator → MVNIRDLDPSASPLDYYGSELRRKREAAGMTQEQLGNCIFCAASLIGQIETARKVPTRDISERLDAALLTEGFFARLVGLVLRSQLPSWFQQYAEMEARAAFISSFHPQLVYGLLQTEDYARAVLGVRDEGDIDARVEARMERQRILDRETPPLIWVVMSEAVLHQEVGSRKVMREQLQHLLHLNKAREWVNVQVLPFEAGEHAGLMGEFTTLRFDDDPDLVYTEDFVSGHMTANPQAIREGSLRYDHLQAAAHSVEDSAALIARVMEERYGDQPKPGRRDMA, encoded by the coding sequence ATGGTCAACATCCGAGACCTCGATCCCAGCGCCTCACCGCTGGATTATTACGGTTCCGAGCTGCGCCGCAAGCGCGAAGCGGCCGGAATGACGCAGGAGCAGCTCGGGAACTGCATCTTCTGCGCGGCGTCGTTGATCGGCCAGATCGAAACGGCGCGGAAGGTCCCGACGCGGGACATCTCCGAGCGGCTGGACGCGGCGCTCCTCACGGAGGGGTTCTTCGCGCGGCTGGTGGGTTTGGTGCTGCGGAGCCAGCTGCCTTCGTGGTTCCAGCAGTACGCGGAGATGGAGGCGAGGGCGGCCTTCATTTCGTCGTTCCACCCGCAGTTGGTGTACGGGCTGCTCCAGACCGAGGATTACGCACGTGCCGTGCTCGGCGTACGGGACGAGGGCGACATCGACGCGCGCGTCGAGGCTCGCATGGAACGCCAACGGATCCTCGACCGCGAGACCCCGCCGCTGATCTGGGTGGTGATGAGCGAGGCGGTGCTGCACCAGGAGGTCGGTAGTCGGAAGGTCATGCGTGAGCAGCTCCAACACCTGCTGCACCTCAACAAGGCACGGGAGTGGGTGAACGTGCAGGTGTTGCCGTTCGAGGCGGGTGAGCACGCGGGACTGATGGGTGAGTTCACCACTCTGCGCTTCGACGACGATCCGGACCTGGTGTACACCGAGGACTTCGTAAGCGGCCACATGACGGCCAACCCGCAAGCTATCAGGGAGGGTTCACTCCGTTACGATCACTTGCAGGCCGCCGCGCACTCCGTGGAGGATTCGGCGGCACTGATCGCCCGTGTAATGGAGGAGCGCTATGGGGACCAACCAAAACCTGGCAGGCGCGACATGGCGTAA
- a CDS encoding PLP-dependent aminotransferase family protein: protein MDYRRLADGVAKAIADGRLRPGDRLPPQRTFARRHRVAVSTAIRAYGELVRRGLVVGEVGRGTFVRAAPPHPGSVLAEDSGRTPVNLELNYPVADGQSELMARALAGLARPDVLLEATRPAAADGTPGARAAAARVLARPGWRPDPDRLLFAGNGRQAIAAALSALVRPGGRVGVEELTYPLVKAVAERLGITLVPIGTDGSGMLPSALEAAHRRTPLSAVYVQPTLHNPLSLTMPGARREELALVLEELGLAAVEDTTWAFLAAAVDAPAPLAAYAPERTLLVDSLSKRLAPGLTVGFLSVPEAYAEEVARALRSGAWTAGRFNLEAAVRWVEDGTVEAVTAAKRAEAAARHALVARHLGTFSVRTDPCSYYCWWELPAPWRAETFVAAAAAELGIAVTPGSAFAVGAASAPDAVRVGLASPPRPVLDAALRRLAGLAVRGRSARP from the coding sequence ATGGACTACCGGCGGCTGGCGGACGGGGTGGCGAAGGCGATAGCCGACGGGAGGCTGCGCCCGGGCGACCGGCTGCCGCCCCAGCGGACGTTCGCGCGCCGCCACCGGGTCGCGGTCTCCACGGCGATACGGGCGTACGGGGAGCTGGTGCGCCGGGGCCTGGTGGTGGGCGAGGTCGGGCGCGGCACGTTCGTACGGGCGGCGCCGCCGCACCCGGGGTCGGTGCTCGCGGAGGACAGCGGCCGCACCCCGGTGAACCTGGAGCTCAACTACCCCGTGGCGGACGGCCAGTCGGAGCTGATGGCGCGCGCTCTCGCGGGCCTGGCCCGCCCGGACGTACTCCTGGAGGCCACCCGCCCGGCGGCGGCGGACGGCACCCCCGGGGCGCGGGCGGCGGCGGCCCGGGTGCTCGCCCGCCCCGGCTGGCGCCCGGACCCGGACCGGCTGCTGTTCGCGGGCAACGGCCGCCAGGCGATCGCGGCGGCGCTGTCGGCGCTGGTGCGGCCGGGGGGCCGGGTGGGGGTGGAGGAGCTGACGTATCCGCTGGTCAAGGCGGTGGCGGAGCGGCTGGGAATCACCTTGGTGCCGATCGGGACGGACGGCTCGGGGATGCTGCCGTCGGCACTTGAGGCGGCGCACCGGCGTACGCCGCTGAGCGCGGTGTACGTACAGCCGACGCTCCACAACCCGCTGTCGCTGACGATGCCGGGCGCGCGACGCGAGGAACTGGCTCTGGTTCTGGAGGAGTTGGGGCTGGCGGCGGTGGAGGACACGACGTGGGCGTTCCTGGCCGCCGCCGTGGATGCGCCCGCGCCGCTGGCGGCATACGCGCCGGAGCGGACCCTGCTCGTGGACAGCCTGTCGAAGCGGCTGGCGCCCGGGCTGACGGTGGGGTTCCTGAGCGTCCCCGAGGCGTACGCGGAGGAGGTCGCGCGGGCGCTGCGGTCCGGGGCGTGGACGGCGGGCCGGTTCAACCTGGAGGCGGCGGTGCGGTGGGTGGAGGACGGGACGGTCGAGGCGGTGACGGCGGCGAAGCGGGCCGAGGCGGCGGCGCGGCACGCGCTGGTGGCGCGCCATTTGGGCACCTTCTCCGTCCGTACCGACCCGTGCTCCTACTACTGCTGGTGGGAGCTGCCGGCGCCGTGGCGGGCGGAGACGTTCGTGGCGGCGGCCGCGGCGGAGCTGGGGATCGCGGTCACGCCCGGTTCGGCGTTCGCGGTGGGCGCGGCTTCGGCGCCGGACGCGGTCAGGGTGGGTCTGGCGTCGCCGCCGCGGCCGGTGCTCGACGCGGCGCTTCGTCGGCTGGCGGGGCTCGCCGTACGCGGCCGCTCAGCCAGGCCGTGA
- a CDS encoding ATP-binding protein: protein MHITVGDHSARHLRRILRWYLASWSMTSLTDSAELALTELTANVVRHVPGRHCHVLILARPTGVRVELTDDCAELPRTPARPDELAESGRGLMIVAAVTSRWGVLPHSWGGKTVWFECDRSDEPD from the coding sequence ATGCACATCACCGTGGGCGACCACTCGGCCCGGCATCTGCGCCGGATCCTGCGCTGGTATCTGGCGAGCTGGTCCATGACCTCCCTCACCGACTCGGCCGAACTCGCGCTGACCGAGCTGACGGCCAACGTCGTACGCCATGTGCCCGGCCGCCACTGCCATGTCCTGATACTGGCCAGGCCGACCGGGGTGCGCGTCGAGCTGACGGACGACTGCGCCGAGCTGCCGCGTACCCCCGCCCGTCCCGATGAACTCGCGGAGTCCGGGCGGGGGTTGATGATCGTGGCAGCGGTGACGAGCCGGTGGGGGGTGCTGCCGCACTCGTGGGGCGGGAAGACGGTGTGGTTCGAGTGCGACAGGAGCGATGAGCCCGACTAG
- a CDS encoding thioesterase family protein, which yields MTTGVAARESYYERTGERSYKPTAHAGGAWSPDEQHFSPVAGLVVHALDQHLATATRPGNLVLARISYDILGRIALDECEITVETVRPGRTIELLEATVAIAGRPVVRARAWLLASLDTSAVADSPHERLPAPEELAPWVMSEGWGGGYVSSIEVRRTPPVRKGRTSAWLSSPVDLVAGEPSSALASYITLVDTANGIAVQQDPTAWMFPNLDLTIHLHRQPEGPWTGLDTTVTFGPSGQGLTSSVLHDVHGPVGHAEQILTVRPLAGG from the coding sequence GTGACCACAGGCGTTGCCGCTCGCGAGAGCTACTACGAGCGGACGGGCGAGCGCTCCTACAAGCCCACGGCCCACGCCGGGGGTGCGTGGAGCCCCGATGAACAGCACTTCAGCCCGGTCGCGGGGCTCGTCGTGCACGCCCTCGACCAGCACCTGGCGACGGCGACGCGACCGGGGAATCTCGTACTCGCGCGGATCAGCTACGACATCCTCGGCCGCATCGCACTCGACGAGTGCGAGATCACCGTGGAGACGGTTCGGCCCGGCCGGACCATCGAGCTCCTTGAGGCGACCGTGGCCATCGCCGGCCGTCCGGTCGTCCGCGCGCGGGCCTGGCTGCTGGCGTCCCTGGACACCTCTGCCGTCGCCGACAGCCCGCACGAGCGGCTCCCCGCACCCGAGGAGCTCGCTCCCTGGGTGATGAGCGAGGGGTGGGGCGGGGGCTACGTCTCGTCCATCGAGGTCCGCCGGACGCCGCCGGTCCGCAAGGGGCGTACGTCGGCCTGGCTGTCCTCGCCCGTCGACCTGGTCGCGGGCGAGCCGAGCAGTGCCCTCGCCTCGTACATCACGCTCGTGGACACCGCGAACGGCATCGCCGTCCAGCAGGACCCGACGGCGTGGATGTTCCCGAACCTCGACCTGACGATCCATCTGCACCGGCAGCCGGAAGGGCCGTGGACCGGGCTTGACACGACCGTCACCTTCGGGCCGTCGGGGCAGGGGCTGACCAGCAGCGTCCTGCACGACGTCCACGGGCCCGTCGGCCACGCCGAACAGATCCTCACGGTGCGCCCGCTGGCGGGCGGCTGA
- a CDS encoding esterase/lipase family protein: protein MSAAVAAAGLMALSTAPAKAAENGTAGATVTRPVETHYSIGFLAGLLKPTEAPPGANDWSCRSTAHPTPVILVHGTAENMNLNWRGAAPLLANNGYCVFAFNYGGKTPTSPLQGMEKIEDGAAVMAAFVDKVRAATGAPKVDVVAHSQGGLVTRYYLNNLGGAPKVDKLVALGTPNHGTTLSGLTEFGRVLRLLAPANEFVVGPACPACVQQEVGSDFIKALNAGGGTAPGVTYTNIATKFDQVTTPYTSTFLAAGPHVTNITVQNQCVLDATDHTEISYDPIALTNVLNALDPAHPRPIPCQVVLPVTGPLL, encoded by the coding sequence GTGAGTGCCGCAGTCGCAGCCGCGGGGCTCATGGCGCTGAGCACGGCCCCGGCCAAGGCCGCCGAGAACGGTACGGCCGGGGCGACCGTAACCCGCCCGGTGGAGACCCACTACAGCATCGGATTCCTCGCCGGCCTCCTCAAACCCACCGAGGCGCCGCCCGGCGCCAACGACTGGTCCTGCCGCTCCACGGCCCACCCCACCCCGGTGATCCTGGTGCACGGCACGGCCGAGAACATGAACCTCAACTGGCGCGGAGCCGCGCCACTGCTCGCCAACAACGGCTACTGCGTCTTCGCCTTCAACTACGGTGGCAAGACGCCCACTTCACCGCTCCAGGGCATGGAGAAGATCGAGGACGGCGCGGCCGTGATGGCCGCCTTCGTCGACAAGGTGCGGGCCGCGACGGGCGCGCCGAAGGTCGACGTCGTCGCCCACTCCCAGGGCGGCCTGGTCACGCGGTACTACCTCAACAACCTCGGCGGCGCGCCCAAGGTCGACAAGCTCGTGGCGCTGGGCACGCCGAACCACGGCACGACGCTGAGCGGTCTGACCGAGTTCGGCCGCGTGCTCCGACTCCTCGCGCCCGCCAACGAGTTCGTGGTCGGCCCGGCCTGCCCCGCGTGCGTCCAGCAGGAAGTCGGCTCGGACTTCATCAAGGCGCTGAACGCGGGCGGCGGTACGGCGCCGGGGGTGACCTACACGAACATCGCGACGAAGTTCGATCAGGTCACGACCCCGTACACGTCGACGTTCCTGGCCGCCGGGCCGCACGTCACCAACATCACGGTGCAGAACCAGTGCGTGCTGGACGCCACGGATCACACGGAGATCTCCTACGACCCGATCGCGCTCACGAACGTACTGAACGCACTGGACCCGGCGCACCCCCGGCCGATCCCGTGCCAGGTGGTGCTGCCGGTGACGGGCCCGCTGCTCTGA
- a CDS encoding PucR family transcriptional regulator translates to METALAEFADLVEAGGAAPPAGRGEDRWRVYWVLGRGEFAEGRSLDALQAAYRLGARVAWRRYARAARRAGMGADQVVLLAEAVFAHIDEISAVSVRGYAEAQADKAGALGRRRHHLLGRIVSGAAPPAVEQAAVVAGWTLPDMVACVALGPPADRDRTHRRLPPAVLADLDSPEPYLLVPDPATAFGDQAFAGALDVRGAVIGPTVPLAMAADSLRWARTLLARLGQSAGIVRCEERLPELLLLGDQPLVRLFTDRRLRPLDDLTPKQATRLATTLLVWLQSHRGSAPEVAEQLALHPQTVRQRLRRIEQLFGSALDDPDARFELEVALRFRLLGPEPGVSEDRPPAMP, encoded by the coding sequence GTGGAAACCGCTCTCGCCGAATTCGCGGACCTCGTGGAGGCGGGTGGGGCCGCCCCGCCCGCCGGTCGGGGCGAGGACCGGTGGCGGGTCTACTGGGTGCTGGGGCGGGGCGAGTTCGCGGAGGGCCGCAGCCTCGACGCGCTCCAGGCCGCGTACCGGCTCGGCGCCCGCGTCGCCTGGCGGCGGTACGCGCGCGCGGCGCGGCGGGCCGGGATGGGCGCCGACCAGGTGGTGCTGCTCGCGGAGGCGGTGTTCGCGCACATCGACGAGATCTCGGCCGTCTCGGTGCGCGGCTATGCCGAGGCGCAGGCCGACAAGGCGGGCGCGCTGGGGCGCAGGCGCCACCATCTGCTGGGGCGGATCGTCTCCGGCGCGGCCCCGCCCGCGGTCGAACAGGCGGCGGTGGTGGCGGGCTGGACGCTGCCGGACATGGTGGCGTGCGTCGCGCTCGGACCACCCGCCGACCGCGACCGCACCCACCGCCGACTGCCCCCGGCGGTCCTCGCCGACCTGGACAGCCCCGAGCCGTATCTGCTGGTCCCGGACCCCGCGACGGCCTTCGGGGACCAGGCGTTCGCGGGGGCGCTGGATGTACGGGGGGCCGTCATCGGGCCGACCGTGCCGCTCGCCATGGCGGCGGACTCACTGCGCTGGGCGCGCACACTCCTCGCACGCCTCGGACAGTCCGCCGGGATCGTCCGCTGCGAGGAGCGCCTGCCCGAGCTGCTGCTCCTCGGGGACCAGCCGCTCGTCAGGCTGTTCACCGACCGGCGTCTGCGGCCCCTGGACGACCTCACTCCGAAGCAGGCCACCCGGCTCGCCACCACGCTCCTGGTGTGGCTCCAGTCCCATCGGGGCAGCGCGCCCGAGGTGGCGGAACAGCTCGCGCTGCACCCGCAGACCGTACGCCAGCGCCTGCGCCGCATCGAGCAGCTCTTCGGCTCCGCGCTCGACGACCCGGACGCCCGCTTCGAGCTCGAAGTGGCCTTACGTTTCCGGTTGTTGGGCCCGGAGCCCGGCGTGTCGGAGGACCGGCCGCCCGCGATGCCGTAG